Proteins found in one Planococcus citri chromosome 2, ihPlaCitr1.1, whole genome shotgun sequence genomic segment:
- the LOC135836421 gene encoding uncharacterized protein LOC135836421 isoform X2: MCERCGDGFEMRQEVVKNEYCPHVFHQTCIKDATEQRTPAGNFKTVTNKCPNKNCNALLVRQRYNYLSFRFGTPSCVCMNQSHRISIDNQGEIIRRQSERINHLQESLEDAEAVCVVRLNRISDLEQQLYNIRRENEVNHLDDIDEELVQESGEYVEDTIDDDINEVDNCVNTGDNNEDSQDTAQAENTSPIGRNDLNEPIDRLSSMFAAKEAEEREFQRQLDLQLDAQDGLIAKVPDTLPPLEKIGAAGPSSQSLNNDQVSIYGSTSSVIVSPKISEGNKENTSKTPKVNLDDVNMLPAHPSTEPPVLADDAVPSTSRFRDTFRPSGRNVLGSFFNAHNVLVNHIVAPSANTTRMSRDPRTRNVITPRIATIAEAQRPLMDDEDAPNEDFRNEREIRIYDGGVNGHSMQRAVFPNRRSNIMAILERANYHYGHQIQHQLRQEFSFQTQEMYSSVFTTWSSNDNQPSTHCFLNGWWVVGDGLAHSLAREPLRRNSVLKNRWDRSRFAGSFISAKRLMHNIDNHLTNVPPYVILSMGTHDNTLENELATRLNTNLVLKCLLDHGVRRILILPTIVAPRREDAQRLMEYREWQRGIMPQMDTERIHYLEFIEETIDRVEPYHCDMGGILYVHPFVIFDVIYRISHLLAYRP; this comes from the exons ATGTGTGAACGCTGCGGCGACGGTTTCGAGATGCGTCAAGAAGTTGTAAAAAACGAATATTGCCCGCACGTATTCCATCAAACCTGTATTAAAGATGCAACAGAACAACGGACCCCGGCTGGAAATTTTAAAACGGTGACAAATAAATgtccaaacaaaaattgtaacGCGCTCCTTGTACGCCAACGGTACAACTATCTATCCTTCCGTTTTGGTACACCATCGTGTGTCTGTATGAATCAATCGCATCGAATTAGTATTGACAACCAGGGAGAAATAATCCGTCGACAATCAGAACGCATTAACCATCTCCAAGAATCTCTCGAAGATGCTGAGGCCGTGTGTGTCGTACGTTTGAATAGAATCTCGGATTTGGAACAACAATTGTATAATATCAGACGTGAAAATGAAGTTAATCATCTCGACG ATATCGATGAAGAATTAGTTCAAGAAAGCGGTGAATACGTCGAAGATACAATTGATGATGATATTAATGAAGTAGACAATTGCGTAAATACCGGTGATAATAACGAAGATTCGCAAGATACAGCACAAGCTGAAAACACAAGCCCGATTGGACGTAACGACCTGAACGAACCGATTGATCGATTATCGTCGATGTTCGCCGCGAAAGAAG CTGAAGAACGTGAGTTCCAACGACAACTAGACTTGCAATTGGACGCCCAAGATGGCTTAATTGCCAAGGTTCCCGATACGTTACCTCCGCTCGAAAAAATAGGTGCAGCCGGACCATCTAGCCAATCATTAAATAATGACCAAGTTTCGATTTATGGCTCAACATCGTCGGTTATCGTGTCGCCTAAGATCTCCGAAGGAAATAAAGAAAATACTTCGAAAACGCCAAAAGTCAACCTCGATGATGTGAACATGCTACCTGCTCATCCGTCAACTGAACCGCCAGTATTGGCAGATGATGCTGTACCATCGACTTCACGATTCCGCGACACTTTCCGTCCAAGCGGTCGCAACGTATTGGGAAGCTTTTTCAACGCACATAACGTGCTGGTCAACCACATCGTGGCACCGTCTGCGAATACTACACGAATGTCTCGAGATCCACGGACTCGTAATGTAATAACACCACGCATAGCTACGATCGCCGAAGCTCAAAGACCGTTAATGGACGATGAAGACGCTCCGAATGAAGACTTCCGCAATGAACGTGAAATACGCATTTACGACGGAGGAGTAAACGGCCATTCAATGCAAAGAGCGGTCTTTCCTAACCGCCGCAGTAATATTATGGCGATTCTCGAAAGAGCGAACTACCATTATGGTCACCAAATTCAACATCAGCTGAGgcaagaattttcatttcaaacacaAGAGATGTATTCATCGGTTTTTACGACTTGGTCTTCGAACGATAACCAGCCATCAACCCATTGTTTCCTCAATGGGTGGTGGGTGGTTGGTGATGGCTTGGCACATTCGTTGGCAAGAGAGCCATTAAGAAGAAATTCCGTTCTGAAGAATCGGTGGGATAGGTCAAGATTTGCAGGGAGCTTCATTAGCGCCAAAAGGCTGATGCATAATATTGACAACCACTTGACAAACGTGCCGCCATACGTAATTCTCTCTATGGGAACCCACGATAACACGCTTGAAAACGAATTGGCTACTCGATTGAACACCAACCTCGTCCTGAAATGTTTACTTGACCACGGCGTACGGCGAATTCTAATTCTTCCGACCATCGTAGCTCCTAGACGAGAAGACGCTCAGAGATTGATGGAATATCGCGAATGGCAGAGAGGTATCATGCCTCAAATGGATACAGAAAGAATTCACTACTTAGAATTCATCGAAGAAACTATTGATCGCGTAGAGCCCTATCATTGCGATATGGGTGGTATCCTATACGTTCATCCGTTCGTGATATTCGACGTAATCTACAGAATTAGCCATCTTCTCGCCTACAGACCGTGA
- the LOC135836421 gene encoding uncharacterized protein LOC135836421 isoform X1 — protein sequence MCERCGDGFEMRQEVVKNEYCPHVFHQTCIKDATEQRTPAGNFKTVTNKCPNKNCNALLVRQRYNYLSFRFGTPSCVCMNQSHRISIDNQGEIIRRQSERINHLQESLEDAEAVCVVRLNRISDLEQQLYNIRRENEVNHLDDIDEELVQESGEYVEDTIDDDINEVDNCVNTGDNNEDSQDTAQAENTSPIGRNDLNEPIDRLSSMFAAKEGIINHSIDSINKSTDSSNSSILSLFEAEEREFQRQLDLQLDAQDGLIAKVPDTLPPLEKIGAAGPSSQSLNNDQVSIYGSTSSVIVSPKISEGNKENTSKTPKVNLDDVNMLPAHPSTEPPVLADDAVPSTSRFRDTFRPSGRNVLGSFFNAHNVLVNHIVAPSANTTRMSRDPRTRNVITPRIATIAEAQRPLMDDEDAPNEDFRNEREIRIYDGGVNGHSMQRAVFPNRRSNIMAILERANYHYGHQIQHQLRQEFSFQTQEMYSSVFTTWSSNDNQPSTHCFLNGWWVVGDGLAHSLAREPLRRNSVLKNRWDRSRFAGSFISAKRLMHNIDNHLTNVPPYVILSMGTHDNTLENELATRLNTNLVLKCLLDHGVRRILILPTIVAPRREDAQRLMEYREWQRGIMPQMDTERIHYLEFIEETIDRVEPYHCDMGGILYVHPFVIFDVIYRISHLLAYRP from the exons ATGTGTGAACGCTGCGGCGACGGTTTCGAGATGCGTCAAGAAGTTGTAAAAAACGAATATTGCCCGCACGTATTCCATCAAACCTGTATTAAAGATGCAACAGAACAACGGACCCCGGCTGGAAATTTTAAAACGGTGACAAATAAATgtccaaacaaaaattgtaacGCGCTCCTTGTACGCCAACGGTACAACTATCTATCCTTCCGTTTTGGTACACCATCGTGTGTCTGTATGAATCAATCGCATCGAATTAGTATTGACAACCAGGGAGAAATAATCCGTCGACAATCAGAACGCATTAACCATCTCCAAGAATCTCTCGAAGATGCTGAGGCCGTGTGTGTCGTACGTTTGAATAGAATCTCGGATTTGGAACAACAATTGTATAATATCAGACGTGAAAATGAAGTTAATCATCTCGACG ATATCGATGAAGAATTAGTTCAAGAAAGCGGTGAATACGTCGAAGATACAATTGATGATGATATTAATGAAGTAGACAATTGCGTAAATACCGGTGATAATAACGAAGATTCGCAAGATACAGCACAAGCTGAAAACACAAGCCCGATTGGACGTAACGACCTGAACGAACCGATTGATCGATTATCGTCGATGTTCGCCGCGAAAGAAGGTATTATTAATCATTCTATTGATTCAATTAACAAGTCAACTGATTCATCTAATTCTAGCATTCTTTCTTTATTTGAAGCTGAAGAACGTGAGTTCCAACGACAACTAGACTTGCAATTGGACGCCCAAGATGGCTTAATTGCCAAGGTTCCCGATACGTTACCTCCGCTCGAAAAAATAGGTGCAGCCGGACCATCTAGCCAATCATTAAATAATGACCAAGTTTCGATTTATGGCTCAACATCGTCGGTTATCGTGTCGCCTAAGATCTCCGAAGGAAATAAAGAAAATACTTCGAAAACGCCAAAAGTCAACCTCGATGATGTGAACATGCTACCTGCTCATCCGTCAACTGAACCGCCAGTATTGGCAGATGATGCTGTACCATCGACTTCACGATTCCGCGACACTTTCCGTCCAAGCGGTCGCAACGTATTGGGAAGCTTTTTCAACGCACATAACGTGCTGGTCAACCACATCGTGGCACCGTCTGCGAATACTACACGAATGTCTCGAGATCCACGGACTCGTAATGTAATAACACCACGCATAGCTACGATCGCCGAAGCTCAAAGACCGTTAATGGACGATGAAGACGCTCCGAATGAAGACTTCCGCAATGAACGTGAAATACGCATTTACGACGGAGGAGTAAACGGCCATTCAATGCAAAGAGCGGTCTTTCCTAACCGCCGCAGTAATATTATGGCGATTCTCGAAAGAGCGAACTACCATTATGGTCACCAAATTCAACATCAGCTGAGgcaagaattttcatttcaaacacaAGAGATGTATTCATCGGTTTTTACGACTTGGTCTTCGAACGATAACCAGCCATCAACCCATTGTTTCCTCAATGGGTGGTGGGTGGTTGGTGATGGCTTGGCACATTCGTTGGCAAGAGAGCCATTAAGAAGAAATTCCGTTCTGAAGAATCGGTGGGATAGGTCAAGATTTGCAGGGAGCTTCATTAGCGCCAAAAGGCTGATGCATAATATTGACAACCACTTGACAAACGTGCCGCCATACGTAATTCTCTCTATGGGAACCCACGATAACACGCTTGAAAACGAATTGGCTACTCGATTGAACACCAACCTCGTCCTGAAATGTTTACTTGACCACGGCGTACGGCGAATTCTAATTCTTCCGACCATCGTAGCTCCTAGACGAGAAGACGCTCAGAGATTGATGGAATATCGCGAATGGCAGAGAGGTATCATGCCTCAAATGGATACAGAAAGAATTCACTACTTAGAATTCATCGAAGAAACTATTGATCGCGTAGAGCCCTATCATTGCGATATGGGTGGTATCCTATACGTTCATCCGTTCGTGATATTCGACGTAATCTACAGAATTAGCCATCTTCTCGCCTACAGACCGTGA